A single window of Phaenicophaeus curvirostris isolate KB17595 chromosome 7, BPBGC_Pcur_1.0, whole genome shotgun sequence DNA harbors:
- the ASB1 gene encoding ankyrin repeat and SOCS box protein 1, which produces MAAGGPPGGGEQAGRNLKEWLREQFCDHPLEHCEDTRLHDAAYVGDLPTLKSLLQEESFQSRINEKSVWCCGWLPCTPLRIAATAGHGPCVDFLLRKGAEIDLVDVKGQTALYVAVVNGHLECAKILLEAGADPNGSRHHRSTPVYHAARVGRADILRELIRYGADVDVNHHLTSRVPSLSVRPLTTLVVCPLYISAAYHNLQCFRLLLQAGANPDFNCCGPINIQGFSRGSPVCVMDAVLRHGCEAAFVHLLIDFGANLNLVKVEALGAESSGRVKVNPEALQVFQEARGRTRSLLSLCRITVRRTLGKSRLDLIHILPVPDPIKQFLLHEHS; this is translated from the exons ATGGCGGCGGGAGGGCCCCCCGGCGGCGGGGAGCAGGCGG GTCGAAACCTGAAGGAATGGCTGCGGGAGCAGTTCTGCGACCACCCCCTGGAGCACTGCGAGGACACCCGCCTGCACGATGCAGCCTATGTGGGGGACCTGCCCACCCTCAAGAgcctgctgcaggaggagagctTCCAGAG CCGGATCAACGAGAAGTCTGTGTGGTGCTGTGGGTGGCTGCCCTGCACGCCGCTGCGCATCGCTGCCACCGCCGGCCACGGCCCCTGCGTTGACTTCCTCCTCCGCAAAGGGGCTGAGATCGACCTGGTGGACGTGAAGGGGCAGACTGCCCTCTATGTGGCCGTGGTCAATGGGCACCTTGAGTGTGCCaagatcctcctggaagctgGGGCTGACCCCAACGGAAGCCGGCACCATCGCAGCACTCCTGTCTACCATGCAGCGCGCGTGGGCCGCGCAGACATCCTCCGGGAGCTGATCAG GTACGGTGCAGATGTGGATGTGAATCACCACCTCACTTCCCGGGTTCCCAGCCTCTCTGTGAGGCCCCTCACCACCCTAGTGGTCTGCCCACTGTACATCAGCGCTGCCTACCACAACCTCCAGTGCTTCCGGCTGCTGCTTCAGGCAGGAGCCAACCCAGATTTTAACTGCTGTGGGCCCATCAACATCCAAGGCTTCTCCCGGGGCTCCCCGGTGTGTGTGATGGACGCTGTCCTGCGGCATGGCTGTGAAGCGGCGTTTGTCCACCTCTTGATTGACTTTGGAGCCAATCTGAACCTGGTGAAAGTGGAGGCCTTGGGAGCTGAATCCTCAGGAAGGGTCAAAGTCAACCCTGAGGCTCTGCAGGTGTTCCAAGAAGCAAGGG GCCGCACCCGGAGCCTCTTGTCTCTCTGCCGCATAACCGTACGAAGAACACTTGGCAAATCTCGTCTGGATCTGATCCATATTCTTCCAGTCCCAGACCCCATTAAACAATTTTTACTTCACGAACACAGTTAA